One window of Hypanus sabinus isolate sHypSab1 chromosome 18, sHypSab1.hap1, whole genome shotgun sequence genomic DNA carries:
- the LOC132377534 gene encoding syncollin-like, whose protein sequence is MVGLPLAVWALCVAGVLSGCPEPSVLRNVNGERVCARFYRDSNVLYDQCCGGGYFDVKSPADVPAIQGSWDDRVSSLVVGPRCQLTVWDKKNKRGHRRTFRTGVQLRLEEATRGFFGNWDNSISSYYCQCS, encoded by the coding sequence ATGGTGGGGCTGCCGCTGGCTGTGTGGGCCCTGTGCGTGGCGGGGGTCCTGTCCGGGTGCCCCGAGCCCAGCGTCCTGCGGAACGTGAACGGGGAGAGGGTGTGTGCCCGCTTCTACCGGGACAGCAACGTGCTGTACGACCAGTGCTGTGGCGGTGGCTACTTCGACGTCAAGAGCCCGGCCGACGTGCCGGCCATCCAGGGGTCCTGGGACGACCGCGTCTCCTCGCTGGTGGTGGGGCCCCGATGTCAGCTCACCGTGTGGGACAAGAAGAACAAGAGGGGCCACCGGAGGACGTTCCGCACCGGCGTGCAGCTCCGACTGGAGGAAGCGACCCGGGGGTTCTTCGGGAACTGGGATAACTCCATCAGCTCCTACTACTGCCAATGCTCCTGA